Sequence from the uncultured Flavobacterium sp. genome:
ACATTTTGAAGGAACTAATGCCTGATCTTTATTTAATTGTGAAATTGGTCTTTTATAAAATCCTTCAATCAATTCTGTTACATGTGCCAAAACTTCGGGATTAACAACTAATTCGTCGTCAAAATAATCACAGAAAGTTTTCTTGGTAACATCGTCTTTCGTTGGCCCTAAACCTCCGGTCACAATTACAACATCGACTTTGTTTTGTAACTGGGCAAATGTGTCTAAAATGTGTTTTTTATCGTCGCTAATCGAAATCATTTCATGGACTTCAACTCCGATTCGGTCTAGAGATTTTGCGATAAAACCGGAGTTTGTATCTACAATTTGACCTATTAATATTTCATCTCCAATAGTAATGATAGTTGCTTTCATATCTGTGGAATATTTTTACTTACAATTTTGTAAGTCATTATTATAAAGAAGGTTGTTGTCGCAACGATTTTGCGTGAGGGGTAGAAACGGCATCCTTTTGTGACAAACGAAAAGTGCTCGTTTTACAAAATTTTCCGGAACAAAAGATATAGTGTATAACCCGACTCTATTTTTGACCTGATTTTATGAAGGACAAAAATAGAGTCACGCCCATATCTTACAAATCAAAGTCTTTTTTAATTTCTTTTATTGCCTCTTTTACCTGCAATTTAATGCTTTTAAAAGTTTCGACAATTTCTTTTTTCTTGCCTTCTGCTTTTGTCCAGGCTTCAACCTGAAGAATTTCCTCAAAAGCCACATTTAACCCCATTAAATCTAACGTAGGTTTTATTTTGTGGGCATATGAGTAAGCATATTTATGATCCTTTTTCTTAATTCCTTCTTTGATTTGTTTTAAATCTTCGGGAACTTCGGTAACAAATAGTTTTAGAATTTCGTTTACAAATTCAGGATCGTTGTCTGAAAGCGCATATACTTTCGAAAGGTTGTACTTTAAAGCCATTATTTTACTTGTATTCTGAATAATTTTTTATCTTCTAAAAAGCCTTCTAAAACATCATTTGGTTTAACTGCAGCAACTCCTTCCGGTGTTCCTGTAAAAATAATATCTCCTATTTTTAATGTAAAATATTGAGATACATAAGAAACCAGTTCATCAATTTTCCAAAGCATGAAGCTTGTATTTCCTTTTTGAACTGTTTTAGAATTATTTGTTAACTCAAATGTAAGATTTTCCATAGAAACAAAATCGTTTTTTGGAACAAAATCTCCAATGACTGCTGAGCCATCAAACGCTTTTGCTTTCTCCCAAGGCAATCCTTTCGCCTTCAATTTATCTTGTAAATCTCTGGCTGTAAAATCGATACCTACACTTATTTCATCATAATACTTATGAGCAAATTTAGGTTCGATGTACTTCCCTACTTTGTTAATTTTAACAATTATCTCTATTTCGTGATGAATTTCTTCAGAAAATTCTGGAATTACAAACGGATGTTGCTTCAACAAAACTGCCGAATCCGGTTTCATAAAAACTACAGGTTCCGTTGGTCGCTCGTTTTTTAATTCCTCAATATGATTGGTATAATTTCTACCGATACAGATGATCTTCATTTCTTTTGTAAGTTGCTAAGTTGCTAAGCTACTAAGGTTCTAAGAAACTATGCAAAAAACTTAGCATCTTAGAACCTTAGCGACTTAGAACCTTATTTAGTATTTAACTTTCTTAATTTTATTGCCGTCAAAACTTTCTTAGTGTACAAAGGGAAATCAGCATTTTGAATCCAGCTGAAATATCCGGGCTCTGTCTCTAATACTTTGTCAACTTTGGCTCCTTTATGTTTTCCGAAGGTAAAAATCTCTTCGTTGTCTTTATCAAAAGCAATCATTCCGGCAAAATCAGCGATTTTTTTACGGGTTGTAAATTCGGACAATGATTTCATATCGTTTTCCAATTCCGGATAACGATCTAATTGCGCTTTTAAGATTTCGTATGTTGCCATTGTATCAGCTTCTGCTGAATGGGCGTTTTCAAGACTTTTTCCGCAATAAAATTTCAATGCAGCACTTAAAGTACGCTCTTCCATTTTATGAAAAATAGTTTGCACATCTACTGAAACTTTATTCTTCATATCAAAATCAACTCCGGCACGAAGCAATTCTTCTGCAAGCAACGGAATATCGAAACGATCTGAATTAAATCCACCTAAATCACTATCCTTAATCATATTATGAACTTGCGGTGCCAATTCTGCAAAAGTAGGTTCGTTTGCTACTTTTTCATCTGTGATACCATGAACAGCGGTGGTTTGCGGCGGAATTGGAATCGTTGGATTCACCAACCAGGTTTTACTTTCTTTATTTCCGTTTGGAAAAACTTTGAATATCGAAATTTCTACTATTCGATCTTTACCGATATCAATTCCGGTTGTTTCAAGATCAAAAAAGCAAATTGGTTTGTTGAGTTTGAGTTCCATTTTTAATTTTTATAAGATTACAAATGTAATTTTTAAAGCCGAATTTTCCCTTTTATTCTTGATTTTTTTAAACAAAAATGGGTTCGATTTCGATATTTTAACTTTTAAAATTACTCTTAAACTGAGCTCACATTCATTTCTTAACCTTTTCTTACAAAAGAAAAAACCCTGAAAATTATTAAAATTTTCAGGGTTTGAATTTATTTTTATTCTGATTTTAGAAATCTCTGTCTACATCAAAAGCTTCTAAATATTCGGCTACACGTTTTACAAAACTTCCGCCCAAAGCACCGTCAACAACTCTATGATCGTAAGAATGCGATAAGAACATTTTTTGACGGATTCCGATAAAATCACCTTCCGGAGTTTCAATCACTGCAGGCACTTTACGAATCGCTCCAAGAGCAAGAATTCCAACTTGTGGCTGATTGATAATTGGCGTTCCAAAAACACTGCCAAAAGTACCCACATTTGTAACTGTATAAGTTCCGCCTTGTGTATCGTCTGGTTTTAGCTTTCCGGCTTTTGCACGGTTTCCTAAATCATTAACCGCTTTTGCCATTCCAACAAGGTTTAACTGATCTGCATTTTTAATTACAGGAACAATTAAATTTCCGTTTGGTAAAGCCGCAGCCATTCCTAAATTTATATTTTTCTTTTTGATGATATAATCACCATCTACAGAAATGTTCATTCCCGGGAAATCTTTTAACGCTTTTGCAACCGCTTCCATCATAATTGGCGTAAAAGTCAACTTCTCACCTTCTCTTTTCTCGAAAGCAGTTTTTACTTTTTCTCTCCATTTTACAATATTCGTCACATCAACCTCAATAAACGATTGTACGTGAGCAGAAGTTTGTACCGAAGCCACCATATATCCAGAAATCAGTTTACGCATTCTGTCCATTTCGATGATTTCATCACCTCCATTTACAGAAACCGGAACCGCTTGCTGGCTTTTTTGAACCGGAGCTGCCTGAACTACAGGTTCTGCTGCTTTTGGCGTAGGAACTACAGCTTTTGGAGCTTCTACAACACCCGATTTACGGTTTTCAATATATTTAAAGATATCTTCTTTTGTTACTCGACCGTCTTTTCCTGAACCAGCAATATTTTCTAATTCAGCAACAGAAATACCTTCTTCTTTTGCAATATTTTTTACTAATGGAGAAAAGAATTTATCGGATCCTGAGAAATCTTG
This genomic interval carries:
- a CDS encoding fumarylacetoacetate hydrolase family protein; this translates as MKIICIGRNYTNHIEELKNERPTEPVVFMKPDSAVLLKQHPFVIPEFSEEIHHEIEIIVKINKVGKYIEPKFAHKYYDEISVGIDFTARDLQDKLKAKGLPWEKAKAFDGSAVIGDFVPKNDFVSMENLTFELTNNSKTVQKGNTSFMLWKIDELVSYVSQYFTLKIGDIIFTGTPEGVAAVKPNDVLEGFLEDKKLFRIQVK
- a CDS encoding 3'-5' exonuclease, which produces MELKLNKPICFFDLETTGIDIGKDRIVEISIFKVFPNGNKESKTWLVNPTIPIPPQTTAVHGITDEKVANEPTFAELAPQVHNMIKDSDLGGFNSDRFDIPLLAEELLRAGVDFDMKNKVSVDVQTIFHKMEERTLSAALKFYCGKSLENAHSAEADTMATYEILKAQLDRYPELENDMKSLSEFTTRKKIADFAGMIAFDKDNEEIFTFGKHKGAKVDKVLETEPGYFSWIQNADFPLYTKKVLTAIKLRKLNTK
- a CDS encoding dihydrolipoamide acetyltransferase family protein; this translates as MARFELKLPKMGESVAEATITNWLKEVGDKIEADEAVLEIATDKVDSEVPSEVSGILVEQLFGKDDLVQVGQTIAIIETEGDAPTAKVTEEVSAPTEAAEIEKTIEVAKETVTAPQDFSGSDKFFSPLVKNIAKEEGISVAELENIAGSGKDGRVTKEDIFKYIENRKSGVVEAPKAVVPTPKAAEPVVQAAPVQKSQQAVPVSVNGGDEIIEMDRMRKLISGYMVASVQTSAHVQSFIEVDVTNIVKWREKVKTAFEKREGEKLTFTPIMMEAVAKALKDFPGMNISVDGDYIIKKKNINLGMAAALPNGNLIVPVIKNADQLNLVGMAKAVNDLGNRAKAGKLKPDDTQGGTYTVTNVGTFGSVFGTPIINQPQVGILALGAIRKVPAVIETPEGDFIGIRQKMFLSHSYDHRVVDGALGGSFVKRVAEYLEAFDVDRDF
- a CDS encoding Hpt domain-containing protein, with protein sequence MALKYNLSKVYALSDNDPEFVNEILKLFVTEVPEDLKQIKEGIKKKDHKYAYSYAHKIKPTLDLMGLNVAFEEILQVEAWTKAEGKKKEIVETFKSIKLQVKEAIKEIKKDFDL